In Microbacterium enclense, the DNA window ATCGCCGCCTTCTGGGTGACCCCTTTCGTCGGCCAGTGGGTCACCGAACCTGCCTGGCGCGGACCCGCCATGGTCGGTGCCGGCGTCCTGCTGCTGTTGCTGGGCGCCGGTATCGGCAGCGCGATCGGGCAGCTGTTCCGCCGCGGTGCCGATCGCATCAAGCTCCGGATCCCGGAGCGCCTGCTGGGCGGTGTCGTCAATGTCGTGGCCGCCGCCCTCGCCATCTCTTTCGTCGCGGGTTCACTGATCCCCGCCGGGATGCCGGTGGTCTCGGCCGCGCTCGGATCGTCCGCTGTGGTGCGCACGATCGACGACGTGACCCCCGACCCCCTGCGAGCCGCGATCGCGGAACTGCGGGGCACGGTCCTCGCCGACGGCATCCCGCGGCTCGGGCAACTGATTCAGATCGGCCCGGTCCCGACCGCCCCCGACATCGCCCTCGACGATCCCGCGCTGACCGAGGCCGCGCAGTCGGTCGCCCGGATCTCGGGCACGGCATACGCCTGCGGCGTCACCTCGAGCGGATCGGGGTTCGTCGTCGCAGAGGATCGCATCGTGACGAACGCGCACGTGGTGGCGGGAGTCGACGCACCGCTCGTCGAGCTGCCCGGTCAGCCGGCGCGAGAGGGCCGCGTGGTCTACTTCGACCCCACCGACGATCTCGCCGTCGTCGCGGTGGATGGCCTGGATGCCAGAGCCCTGCCCGTGGTCTCCACCCTGCCTGTCGGCGCGGCTGCGGTCGTGCAGGGATACCCCTACGGTGGTCCATTCACGTCCGGCAGCGCCCAGGTGTTGTCCGTCGGCAGCGTACCGGTGCCGGACATCTCGGGCGGTCAGTCCACGCCTCGGGAGATCTACGCCCTCGGCGCGATCGTGCGGCCCGGTAACTCCGGTGGACCGTTGCTGACGCCTTCGGGTGAAGTCGCGGGTGTCGTCTTCGCCCGCTCCGACACCGACGACAACGTCGGCTACGCCATGACCCCGTCCGAGCTCGAGCCCGTGCTGGCGGAGATGGGCTCGTTGTCGGCGCCCGTGGCATCCGGAGCCTGCACCCCGCGCTGAGCCCGCCGCACTCTTCTTCACCAGCCCGCTCCGTGTGGAGGGCTTCCGAGGGGGCGTGCGCGATCCGACTACCGTCGCGCGGATGACCGACCGATACTCCGTCGACATCACGGGCTTTCTCGGCCTTGCCGACACCACGGCACGCTGTCTCGACGACCTGACCAACGCCGTGAGCGCTCTCGTGCAGGCACTCTGGGCGATTCGGGACGCCGTTGCTCCCGTGCCGGAGTTGTCGGGCGCGTTCAGCGGTGCGATGGACCCGTGGGAGGCGAAAGCCTGCGGACTCGTCGAGTACGGCGGCGCAGTTTTGACCGGAGCCCAGCAGGCCGTCGCGGAGTACTGTCGCGCCGATGTGGTGATGGCCGTCGCCACCGCGCAGCTCGAGACGCGCCAGGGGACAGGTCGATGGCGGATCGCATGAGCCGCGAGGTCTTCGCCGTCCCCGAACTCCCCATCGACGCGGTGGAACTCGCACGCGTCTCGGACGACCTGCGTACGAAAGCCTCCGACCTCCCGACCGCGGGGAGCGCCGTGGCGGGCGGGTGGACGGATCTGAGCGAAGTGTACGAGGCGCCCGAAGTCGAAGAACTGCGGACCAAAATGAGCGCGGTCGCCCCGATCGCCGCCGATGTGGCCGAGGCGGTGCGGAGGGCGGCGAGCATCATCGACGGGCTCGCGGAGAATCTCATGTGGCTGGCGATGCGTCGACGAGGCTTGCTGGAGGATGTCGAGGGCTTCACCAACTCACCTCGCGGGTCGGGGGACCGGGAGCGCTCCGACGAGCTCACGTCGCAGATCCGCAAGCTCGGCGCGGATATCGACGAGCTCGTCGACCGGGCGCGCGTGGATCTCGCGGGTCTCGGCCTGCCTCCGACGTGGGAGGTCACGATTCCGGATGCCACTGCGCCACCGGTCGGCCCGAGAGTCACGTGGGCGACGCGCGCGCAAACGGCATCCGACGATCTGGTCATGGCGCCTCTTCTGGCGCTCGCCCGCGGCGGCACGTCCCGCGTGGCCCGACTGCTCGCTGCGCGCCCCGAGTGGGCGGACCTCCTGCGCGAACGACCCCCGGCGCCAGGCGCCGTCCGGGCCTGGTGGGACACGCTGCCGCCGGGTGCGGTGGCCGCCCTCATCGATGGGGCGCCGACAGTCATCGGTTCGCTGGGCGGTGTGCCGCCTCTCGCGCGGGTCGCCGCGAACCGGGGGAACGCCCGGGAGCGTCTTCGTGAGGTGGAGGCGGAGATACCGGGGTGGGAACTCGCCTCGACGGAGGGAGCGAGCGCCGACCTGCAAGCGGAACGGCGAGCCGCCCTCGCTGCGCTGGGTGCAGAGCGGGACTACTTCCGCGCGGTCGAGGCGGGAAAAGTGCAGTTGTACCTCTACGAGCCGGAGGCCAATCGCATCATCGAGATGCTCGGCACGCCGGGGCCGGTGACGTCTCGGATCCTGACGTACGTGCCCGGAACGTTCACACGAGTGGACAGCTTCTACCGGGGCGAGGTGCAGGGTGTCTCAAAGTGGATGTCGGACCAGGACAGAGCGATGGTCGCATTCGTCTGGAAAGGCACCGACTTTCCCGGCGACGACGAGTATGCGGGACAGACCGGAATGGGGATAGGCCTGCTCGAAGCCAACGACCCCGACCGGGCTGCTCCCGCGGGCGAGGCGCTCGCGCGTTTCCAGAGGGAGGTGGCGAGCGACCCGGCCCTCGCGCACGGTCGTCAGCTCGCGGCGGGACACAGCTGGGGACTCGTCCCCCTCACGGCCTCCGAGATGCAGGGATCGCACTACGACCAGGTCCATTCGCTGTCCGGCGCCTGGGTTCCCGACGGGTGGACGCCGAACTCACGGACGAGCTATTCCCACTGGAGCTACACGGATGCGCTCTCGATGGCTCAAGACGCTCTGCTGGTCAGCGCGGGGCGAGCGCCTGACACGGTCACGGCTTTCGACAGCCACATCTACGAAAGGACGACGGATGCCGATGTCCCGCTCGGCGGGGACCTCGCGCCGTTCCTCGACCCCGACGGCCCCTCGCAGCGTGTTTCTCTGTCGCCGCTGGGCAATCACAATCTGATCGCGGAGGTCAGCGATGAGAACAGGATCGCGTTGAACGATCTCAAAGAAAGGCTGTTCGAGTGACACGACGGGTTCTTCGAGGACTTGCCGTCTTCGCCCTGATCGGTCTCGCGCTCACGGGGTGCGTGCCGACCAGTCGCACTGTGGACGAAGAGCTGAGCGTCGACGACGCGAAGGCGCTCGCTCAGAGAGTCGAGCGAGAAATCTCGACAGTGCTCCCATCGTCGATGCTGACGGATATCGAGCAGCAAGCAGAGGGTGCCTTCCTTGGCTGTTCCCGGGACGGCGCAAGGCAGTGGGCGGGCGGGCTTACCGCCAGCGTGGTGGGTGATCCACCCCCAGAGGACGTAATCGGAGTCATCGCGGACCACTACAAGAGTGGTGGCAACTATCGAGTCGGCCTACGGCAGGACCACGGGGACTCGCTAGTCAACATCGCCGGTGATTACGGGTCGCTCTGGATCGTTCGGTACATCCGTGACCGGGCGGAGCTCGATGTCGATTCCTTCTCACCGTGCATCCGCCTCCCCGACGACGTCTGGCCCGGTGGCTCCTACTGATTCCGCGAGCGCGGGCTGTGCCCCACGCCCTCACCCGCTAGGCTGACCCCACAAGTCCACACCGGCCCCATGATCGATGCGGGAGAGCTCCGGCGAAACCAGCCGGGCACCGAAGGAGCAAGCCTCCCCGCCAATCTCTCAGGTACGCGTACCGCGTCGATCGGGCCACTCTGGAAAGAGACCCGGATGCACCGTCCCGGGTCCGCCGACGGTGAAAACCCGTGACAGCCCCAAGGGGGCTGCGCGAGTGAAACTCTCAGGCCCATGACAGAGGGGGAGTTCTTCAGGCGCCGACCGGCGTCTGTCCGTCATCGCGAACGGCAGAACTCATGACCGACACCCCCGCTCCACCCCGCACGTCGCCGCTGAATGATCGGCACGAGGCCCTCGGCGCCTCGTTCACCGACTTCGGCGGCTGGAACATGCCCGTGCGCTACACCTCCGACCTCGCCGAGCACCACGCCGTCCGTCAGGCGGCAGGGCTCTTCGATATCTCCCACATGGCCGAGTTCGTCGTCGCAGGTCCGCGCGCCGCCGCGTTCCTCGACTATGTGCTTGCCGGGCGTCTGTCGACCATGAAGGTCGGCAAGGCGAAGTACTCCCTCGTGCTCGCCGAGAGTGGCGGCATCGTCGACGACGTCATCGTCTATCGCACCGGCGACGAGCACTTCCTCGTCATCGCGAACGCCGGCAACCGGGATGCCGTGGCGGCGGCGTTCACGACGGCGCAGGCGACCTGGGGGCCCGTGTCGGGCGCTTCGATGGGCTCAGCGGCCGCCGCTCCCGCGGACGGCGCCGGAGCCGCGAGCGTCGCGGACGCCGCCTCCGGAACCCGCTCCTTCGCTCTCGTCGCCGGCTCCACCGGTCTTGTCGTGGAGGACGTCACCGACTCCTTCGCGCTCATCGCTCTCCAGGGTCCGCAAGCCCGCGGCATCCTGAAATCCCTCCCCGGGGTCGAGATCACCGGCACCGCTCTCGACGACCTCGGCTACTACGCCTGGACGGACGGCACCTTCGCCAGCGCGCCTCTGTTCGTCGCCCGCACCGGCTACACCGGCGAAGACGGATACGAGCTGCTCATCCCCACCACGAAGGCGGGTGCCCTGTGGGACGCCGTGCTCGCCGCGGGCGCCGACGCGGGCCTCGTGCCGTGCGGCCTCGCCGCGCGCGACACCCTGCGCCTCGAAGCGGGGATGCCGCTGTACGGGCACGAACTGTCCCGCGACATCGTGCCCGCGCAGGCCGGACTCGGCCGCGCGGTCGCCGTCGACAAGGCGGCGTTCATCGGCAAGGACGGCCTGGCGTCGGGCCCCCGTGACGCGCCCGTGCTCGTCGGCCTCGTCTCGGACGGCCGCCGTGCGGGCCGCGCCGGCTACGCCGTGCTGCACGGAGACGACGTCGTCGGCGAGATCACGAGCGGCGCCCTCAGCCCCACCCTCGGCCACCCCGTCGCGATGGCGTTCGTCGCGCCCGCGGCGTCCGCACTCGGAACCGAACTGACCATCGACGTGCGCGGGACCCGCATCCCCGCGACCGTCACCGCCCTTCCCTTCTACCGGAGAAACGCATGACCGACCTCACCGCCCTCAGCTACACCTCCGAGCACGAGTGGATCGCCCTCAACGGCGACATCGCGACGGTCGGAATCACCGACTTCGCCGCCGACAAGCTCGGCGACGTCGTCTTCGTCGAGTTGCCCGGCGCCGACTCCGCCGTCTCCGCCGGCGACGTCTGTGGCGAGATCGAGTCGACCAAGTCGGTCGGCGAGCTCTACGCCCCGATCACCGGCACCGTCGTCGAGGTCAACGACGCCGTCGTCGACGACCCCTCCCTGGTGAACGCCGAACCGTTCGCCGGCGGGTGGCTCATCAAGATCCGTGTCGAGGGCGAGCTGCCCGGCGACTTGCTCGACCGCGCCGCCTACGAGGACCTCACCGCATGAGCACCGTTCTGCCTCCCCGCACCGCGGCGGGCACGCCCGCGGCGTTCACGGATCGCCACATCGGGATCGACGCCGACGCGCAGGCCCGGATGCTCGAGGTCGTCGGGTACGACAGCGTCGAGGTGCTCGTCGAGACAGCCGTGCCGGCATCCATCCACGTCCAGCCCCGCGCGACCAGCTCGATTCCGCCCGCGGCGACCGAGGCCGAGGCGCTCGCGGAACTCCGCGAACTCGCCTCGATCAACCGGTTAGCTCGCCCCCTCATCGGCCTGGGCTACTACGACACGTTCACGCCGTCGGTGATCGCACGCAACGTGCTCGAGAATCCCTCCTGGTACACCGCCTACACGCCGTATCAGCCAGAGATCTCGCAGGGCCGGCTCGAGGCGCTCATCAACTTCCAGACGATGGTGACAGACCTGACGGGCCTGGCCACGGCGAACGCCTCGATGCTGGACGAGTCCACGGCCGTGGTCGAGGGAATGCTCGTCGCCCGCCGCGCGTCGAAGGCGAAGACCGACGTCTTCCTCGTCGACGCCGACGCGCTGCCGCAGACCAAGGCGCTGCTGCACCATCGCGCCGCGGCCGTCGGTATCCGCATCGAGGAGACCTCGTTCGGCGGGGACCTTCCCGAGGCCTTCGGCGCTTTCGTGCAATATCCCGGTGCGACCGGTCGCGTGTGGGATTTCGCGGCCGTCGCCGAGGCCGTGCACGCGGCGGGCGGGCTCGTGGTCGTCGCGGCGGATCTGCTCGCCCTCACCCTGTTGCGCTCGCCCGGCTCCCTCGGCGCCGACGTCGCGGTGGGCACCACCCAGCGCTTCGGCGTGCCGCTCGGCTTCGGCGGACCGCACGCGGGCTACATGGCGGTGCGCGCCGGTCTGGAGCGTCAACTACCGGGCCGTCTGGTGGGTGTGTCGCAGGATGCCGTCGGCGCCCCCGCCTACCGCCTGTCCCTGCAGACGCGCGAACAGCACATCCGGCGCGAGAAGGCGACCTCGAACATCTGCACCGCGCAGGTGCTCCTGGCCGTCATGGCCGCGATGTACGCCGTGTACCACGGCCCCCAGGGGCTCAAGGGCATCGCGACGCGGGTCGCGCAGAAGGCCGACGCCCTGGCATCCGCGCTCCTCTCCTACGACCTGACCCTCGCGAGCGACGTGTTCTTCGACACCGTGCGCGTCCACGTGCCGGGCCGCGCGCAGGACGTGGTCGACCGCGCCCGCGAGCGCGGTTACCAGCTGCTGTGGGTGGATGACGCGACCGTGGGAGTGTCGGTCGACGAGACGACGACGGATGCCGACATCGCGGCCGTCCTCGACGCGTTCGGCCTCGCGGGCTTCGGTTCCGGGGCTTTCGGCTCCGCGGCGGTGGACCTGCCCGAGGGTATCGCCCTGCGTGGCGTCGACGAGGCCCTGCACCGCGACGACGAGTACCTCACGCACCCCGTCTTCCACACGCATCGTAGTGAGACGGCCATGATGCGGTACCTGAAGTCGCTCGCCGACCGCGACTACGCCCTCGACCGCGGCATGATCCCGCTCGGCTCGTGCACGATGAAGCTGAACGCGGCCACCGAGATGGCGGCGGTGTCGTGGCCGGAGTTCTCGCGCGTGCACCCCTTCGCTCCCGAGGCCGACGTGCACGGCTACCTCGAGATGATCGACCAGCTCGAGCGCTGGCTCGCCGAGGTGACCGGCTACGACGCGGTGTCGCTGCAGCCCAACGCCGGATCCCAAGGCGAGCTCGCGGGCCTTCTCGCGATCCGTGGCTACCACCTCGCGAAAGGCGACGCCGGGCGCACGGTGTGCCTCATCCCGTCGTCGGCGCACGGCACCAATGCCGCCTCGGCGATCCTCGCGGGTATGAAGGTCGTCGTCGTCGCGTGCGACGAGGCCGGCAACGTCGACCTCGGCGACCTGCGCGCGAAGATCGCGCAGCACGCTGCCGAGCTGTCGGCGCTGATGATCACGTACCCCTCGACGCACGGGGTGTACGAGCACGACGTGCTCGAGATCACGCAGGCCGTGCACGATGCCGGTGGCCAGGTGTACGTGGATGGCGCGAACCTCAACGCTCTGCTCGGTTTCGCCCGCTTCGGCGATCTGGGCGGCGACGTGTCGCACCTCAACCTGCACAAGACGTTCGCGATCCCGCACGGCGGCGGCGGACCCGGCGTCGGCCCGGTGGCGGCGAAGGCACACCTCGCGCCGTACCTGCCGTCGCACCCGTTCTCGCAGCGCGCCGACCACGCCGGTGGCACGTTCGACGGCGGCCCGGTGTCGGCTGCCCCGCACGGTTCCGCCGGCATCCTCCCCATCTCGTGGGCGTACGTCCGCATGATGGGTGCGGAGGGGCTCCGTCAGGCCACGGCCACGGCGGTGCTCTCGGCCAACTACATCGCCGCGCGTCTGCGCGAGCACTACCCGGTGCTGTACGCCGGTGAGAGCGGTCTGGTCGCGCACGAATGCATCCTGGACCTGCGTCCGCTCAAGGAGCAGACGGGCGTGACGGTCGACGACGTGGCCAAGCGCCTCATCGATTACGGCTTCCACGCCCCGACGATGTCGTTCCCGGTCGCGGGCACCCTGATGGTCGAGCCGACGGAGAGTGAAGACCTCGCCGAGCTCGATCGGTTCGTGGACGCCATGATCGCGATCAAGCACGAGGCGCTCGCCGTCGCCGCGGGGGAGTGGCCCGCCGACGACAATCCGCTCGTCAACGCGCCCCATACCGCGGAGACGGTGGTCGTAGGCGAGTGGGAGCACCCCTACTCGCGCGAGACCGCGGTGTACCCGGTGCGCTCGCTGGTGCGTGGCAAGTACTGGCCGCCGGTGCGTCGCATCGATCAGGCCTACGGCGACCGCAACCTCGTGTGCTCGTGCCCGCCCCCGGAGGCGTTCGCCTGAGTCCGCTACGGCGGCGGCTCCCGGCATCCGGAGTCGCCGTCGTCGGCGCGCACAGGCGATCGCACAGGAGGCTTTGGGTAAGGTTCCCCTGTGCACCTCGGCCAGTCTCACGCTCCTCGATTGACCACACGCCCCCGGGGTCTGTTGCGCGCCGCAGCGCTCCTGGCGGTCGCGACGATCGCGCTGGCGGGATGCTCCGCCAACGACCCGGCTCCCGAGCCCGAGACGCCCGTGCCCACCACTCTCACCGTCGGCGTGGTCGGGTCTCTGACGAGCTTCAATGCCGCGACCTCCCAAGGGTCCACGCCCGCCAACCGCGCCGTGTCGTCGCTGCTCGACGAACGTCTCGGCTCTCTCGACGGCGACTTGCAGGTCGTCCCGAACAACGGCATGGGCCGTATCACCCGCGTCGAGGGCGACCCCCTCACGGTGAGCTACGAACTGTTCACCGACCGCACCTGGTCGGACGGCACCCCCGTGAGCCTCGACGACCTCGTCTTCGGCTGGGCCGTGTCTTCGCACTTCTTCGACGACGCGACCTACGACGCCGACGGCCAGATCGTGTCGGGCACCCGATACTTCCAGACCGCCGTGCCGGCCGACCCGAACGCCCGCACCGCCCGTCCGAGCGTGAATCGCGCGAAGGACACCCTGACCCTCGTGTACGACCAGCCCTTCGCGGACTGGAACCGTCAGTGGTTGCTCGATCGCCCCGTTCACGTCGTCGCGGCGAAAGCGGGAGTGTCGGTGAAAGACCTCATGACCGCGATCCTCACGACGGCGGAAGGGGATCCCTCCGCTCCCGTGGCGCCCAACCCCGTGCTCGCCGCCGCCGCTGCGGCGTGGAACACCGGTTTCGACGCGCCGGCGGGCGGTGTGCCCGATGCCGCCTCCGCCGTCTCCGCGGGACCGTGGACGGTCACCGGGGTGACCGCCGATGCCCTCACCCTCGAGCGGCGCGACGACTACACGGCTGGGCACTACCCGGCCCTCACCGGAATGACGGTTCGTTTCTTCCCCGATCGGGCGTCGCAGCTCGCGGCGGTGGAGGCGGGCGAGGTGCAGATCGCGAACGTCGGCGACCTCGAGCCGGAACAGGTGACGGCCCTGACCGAGGCTGGCGTCCAGGTGACCACCGGGCCCACCACGCAGACCCTGCAGCTCCGCTTCGCGGACGGAACGCCCGCCGATCTCCGGCAGGCGACGACATTGGCCCTCGACCGGGACGCGCTCGTGCAGGAGCTTCTCCAGAAGGTCCGTCCCGACGCGCGTCCGTTGCAATCGTTCCTCACCTCGCCCGCCACGGGCCAGCTGTACACCGATCTCGTGTCCGGCAACAATGCGCCCTCGACGTCAGCGGATCCGGATGCCGCGCGCTCCGCGCTCGAGGATCGCGCCGCCGTCCTCCGCGTCTCGTACGACGCCACGGACGAGCTGTCCGATGCGGTCTTCACCCGGCTGGTGGCGATGGGGGCGAAGGCGGGCATCGCCGTTCGCGCCGCATCGGCAACCGAAACCGCGGATGCCACGCTGTCGTGGGTGGGGGAGGACGAGAGCCTGTACCGCTCCTCCCGCGACCGCCTGGCCGAGGGGATCGACGGCCCGGACGCGCAGCGCACCTTCCGTCAGCTCACGACCGACACCGACCCGGTCGACGTCTTGGCACGGGCCAAGGACATCGATCGTGCGCTGTTCACGGCCTTCGCGGGCGTTCCCCTGTTCGAGCGGACGGGTGCGGTCGCGGTCGCCAAGGGGGTCCAGGGCGTCGAGTACACCTCCGAGCCCGACGGCGTGCCGCCGTCGTTCTGGACCTGGAACATCGCGGCATCCTGATCTCCTCGACAGGGCTGCGGATGCCGGGGCTCCCCGGGCGCGCTCGGGTCAGGGCGTAGCCGTCGGGGTCGGCGACGGTGCGGTCGGTGTGAAGATGCC includes these proteins:
- the gcvH gene encoding glycine cleavage system protein GcvH, which codes for MTDLTALSYTSEHEWIALNGDIATVGITDFAADKLGDVVFVELPGADSAVSAGDVCGEIESTKSVGELYAPITGTVVEVNDAVVDDPSLVNAEPFAGGWLIKIRVEGELPGDLLDRAAYEDLTA
- a CDS encoding ABC transporter substrate-binding protein; amino-acid sequence: MTTRPRGLLRAAALLAVATIALAGCSANDPAPEPETPVPTTLTVGVVGSLTSFNAATSQGSTPANRAVSSLLDERLGSLDGDLQVVPNNGMGRITRVEGDPLTVSYELFTDRTWSDGTPVSLDDLVFGWAVSSHFFDDATYDADGQIVSGTRYFQTAVPADPNARTARPSVNRAKDTLTLVYDQPFADWNRQWLLDRPVHVVAAKAGVSVKDLMTAILTTAEGDPSAPVAPNPVLAAAAAAWNTGFDAPAGGVPDAASAVSAGPWTVTGVTADALTLERRDDYTAGHYPALTGMTVRFFPDRASQLAAVEAGEVQIANVGDLEPEQVTALTEAGVQVTTGPTTQTLQLRFADGTPADLRQATTLALDRDALVQELLQKVRPDARPLQSFLTSPATGQLYTDLVSGNNAPSTSADPDAARSALEDRAAVLRVSYDATDELSDAVFTRLVAMGAKAGIAVRAASATETADATLSWVGEDESLYRSSRDRLAEGIDGPDAQRTFRQLTTDTDPVDVLARAKDIDRALFTAFAGVPLFERTGAVAVAKGVQGVEYTSEPDGVPPSFWTWNIAAS
- the gcvP gene encoding aminomethyl-transferring glycine dehydrogenase; the protein is MSTVLPPRTAAGTPAAFTDRHIGIDADAQARMLEVVGYDSVEVLVETAVPASIHVQPRATSSIPPAATEAEALAELRELASINRLARPLIGLGYYDTFTPSVIARNVLENPSWYTAYTPYQPEISQGRLEALINFQTMVTDLTGLATANASMLDESTAVVEGMLVARRASKAKTDVFLVDADALPQTKALLHHRAAAVGIRIEETSFGGDLPEAFGAFVQYPGATGRVWDFAAVAEAVHAAGGLVVVAADLLALTLLRSPGSLGADVAVGTTQRFGVPLGFGGPHAGYMAVRAGLERQLPGRLVGVSQDAVGAPAYRLSLQTREQHIRREKATSNICTAQVLLAVMAAMYAVYHGPQGLKGIATRVAQKADALASALLSYDLTLASDVFFDTVRVHVPGRAQDVVDRARERGYQLLWVDDATVGVSVDETTTDADIAAVLDAFGLAGFGSGAFGSAAVDLPEGIALRGVDEALHRDDEYLTHPVFHTHRSETAMMRYLKSLADRDYALDRGMIPLGSCTMKLNAATEMAAVSWPEFSRVHPFAPEADVHGYLEMIDQLERWLAEVTGYDAVSLQPNAGSQGELAGLLAIRGYHLAKGDAGRTVCLIPSSAHGTNAASAILAGMKVVVVACDEAGNVDLGDLRAKIAQHAAELSALMITYPSTHGVYEHDVLEITQAVHDAGGQVYVDGANLNALLGFARFGDLGGDVSHLNLHKTFAIPHGGGGPGVGPVAAKAHLAPYLPSHPFSQRADHAGGTFDGGPVSAAPHGSAGILPISWAYVRMMGAEGLRQATATAVLSANYIAARLREHYPVLYAGESGLVAHECILDLRPLKEQTGVTVDDVAKRLIDYGFHAPTMSFPVAGTLMVEPTESEDLAELDRFVDAMIAIKHEALAVAAGEWPADDNPLVNAPHTAETVVVGEWEHPYSRETAVYPVRSLVRGKYWPPVRRIDQAYGDRNLVCSCPPPEAFA
- a CDS encoding MarP family serine protease → MAVVDIVLIVVLAIALLVGLSRGFLATIGFFAGLALGAIAAFWVTPFVGQWVTEPAWRGPAMVGAGVLLLLLGAGIGSAIGQLFRRGADRIKLRIPERLLGGVVNVVAAALAISFVAGSLIPAGMPVVSAALGSSAVVRTIDDVTPDPLRAAIAELRGTVLADGIPRLGQLIQIGPVPTAPDIALDDPALTEAAQSVARISGTAYACGVTSSGSGFVVAEDRIVTNAHVVAGVDAPLVELPGQPAREGRVVYFDPTDDLAVVAVDGLDARALPVVSTLPVGAAAVVQGYPYGGPFTSGSAQVLSVGSVPVPDISGGQSTPREIYALGAIVRPGNSGGPLLTPSGEVAGVVFARSDTDDNVGYAMTPSELEPVLAEMGSLSAPVASGACTPR
- a CDS encoding glycine cleavage system protein T, which codes for MTDTPAPPRTSPLNDRHEALGASFTDFGGWNMPVRYTSDLAEHHAVRQAAGLFDISHMAEFVVAGPRAAAFLDYVLAGRLSTMKVGKAKYSLVLAESGGIVDDVIVYRTGDEHFLVIANAGNRDAVAAAFTTAQATWGPVSGASMGSAAAAPADGAGAASVADAASGTRSFALVAGSTGLVVEDVTDSFALIALQGPQARGILKSLPGVEITGTALDDLGYYAWTDGTFASAPLFVARTGYTGEDGYELLIPTTKAGALWDAVLAAGADAGLVPCGLAARDTLRLEAGMPLYGHELSRDIVPAQAGLGRAVAVDKAAFIGKDGLASGPRDAPVLVGLVSDGRRAGRAGYAVLHGDDVVGEITSGALSPTLGHPVAMAFVAPAASALGTELTIDVRGTRIPATVTALPFYRRNA